Proteins found in one Helicobacter kayseriensis genomic segment:
- a CDS encoding glycosyltransferase: MKPALAPIVLFVYNRPNHTRQVIDALLENPPAKESELFIYSDGHKDEATAQSVQEVRDYIHTIQGFKNITIIERETNWGLADSIIDGVTTIINQYEKIIVLEDDLLVSPCFLEFMNTYLELYKDDQQVACISAFNFPIHYPQEMHEDVFFIKGADCWTWATWKRAWEHFEKDGQKLLAQITSKNLQKDFDINGSYPYLKMLKDQIKGKNHSWAIRWYASAFLANMLCLYPKYSLVENIGYDGTHFKNEKSSSFFGTKNDIKTSCNKILPEENPMAKHLLSKYLKNHTCIFSKIKRKIFGIFR, from the coding sequence TTGAAACCCGCTCTAGCTCCCATTGTTTTGTTTGTCTACAATCGCCCCAATCACACTCGGCAAGTCATAGATGCACTACTAGAAAATCCCCCTGCAAAAGAAAGCGAACTTTTCATCTATTCTGATGGGCACAAAGATGAAGCGACAGCACAAAGTGTGCAGGAGGTGCGTGATTATATTCACACCATTCAGGGCTTTAAAAATATCACAATCATCGAGCGAGAAACAAATTGGGGATTGGCAGATTCTATCATTGATGGTGTCACAACAATCATCAATCAATATGAAAAAATTATTGTGCTTGAGGATGATTTGCTTGTCTCTCCTTGCTTTCTTGAGTTTATGAATACCTATCTTGAGCTTTACAAGGATGACCAACAGGTTGCTTGCATTAGTGCTTTCAACTTTCCCATTCATTATCCTCAAGAGATGCATGAAGATGTGTTTTTTATCAAAGGTGCGGATTGCTGGACTTGGGCCACTTGGAAAAGAGCTTGGGAACACTTCGAAAAAGACGGACAGAAATTACTAGCACAAATCACAAGCAAAAACCTTCAAAAAGATTTTGATATCAATGGCTCCTATCCCTATCTCAAAATGCTCAAAGATCAAATCAAGGGCAAAAATCATTCTTGGGCAATCCGCTGGTATGCTTCTGCCTTTTTGGCAAATATGTTGTGCCTTTACCCTAAATACTCTCTTGTAGAAAATATTGGTTATGATGGCACACATTTTAAGAACGAAAAATCATCAAGTTTTTTTGGAACTAAAAATGACATTAAAACCTCTTGCAATAAGATTCTGCCCGAAGAAAATCCGATGGCCAAACACTTGCTATCCAAATATCTCAAAAATCACACCTGTATTTTTTCAAAAATCAAAAGAAAAATTTTCGGAATCTTTAGATGA
- a CDS encoding GNAT family N-acetyltransferase, with protein MKLDVFIEGETIDLCIPTLEFAEKSDWYKWFNHPHTTQFLEHGVFPNTKEKQIAFFKQAIEERLLFIITNKEHEAIGSTSLMDINYKTRSAGLGVVIGSFFRKNPLEALEAVARITEHAFVKLGMERIEAGQHIKLIPWSHRMSLIGYRLEGIFKNSFIKGIEKADTIRITAHLSDYQKIIASRGGYMGLPKKYA; from the coding sequence ATGAAATTAGATGTTTTTATCGAAGGCGAAACAATTGATCTATGCATTCCCACTTTAGAATTTGCTGAAAAGTCTGATTGGTACAAATGGTTCAATCACCCTCATACAACTCAGTTCTTAGAGCATGGAGTTTTTCCCAACACCAAAGAAAAACAAATTGCTTTCTTCAAGCAAGCGATAGAAGAAAGACTGCTCTTCATTATCACCAACAAAGAGCATGAAGCAATCGGATCAACAAGTCTTATGGATATCAATTACAAAACAAGATCGGCTGGTCTTGGTGTCGTAATAGGAAGCTTCTTTAGAAAAAATCCTCTGGAAGCTTTAGAAGCTGTTGCACGCATCACCGAACATGCTTTTGTCAAGCTTGGAATGGAGCGTATAGAAGCTGGACAACACATCAAACTCATTCCTTGGTCTCACCGCATGAGTTTGATTGGCTACCGCTTGGAAGGGATCTTCAAAAATTCCTTTATCAAAGGAATTGAAAAAGCTGATACAATCAGGATCACTGCCCACTTGTCTGATTATCAAAAGATCATTGCATCTAGGGGGGGGTATATGGGACTCCCAAAAAAATATGCTTGA
- a CDS encoding oxidoreductase: MLLQDKVVVITGGAGLIGQSISKVIVENGGKVIIADIAQELGQKIRSQIDPSGENSLFVKMDIISQSSIAQAIQKIHDQFGRIDALVNNAYPRTASWGKNNFYNFDFDDFCENLKLQLGGYVLTSQQFALYFKNQGFGNIISMSSIMGVYAPKFENYEGTDMDSVVDYSIIKSGINHMTKWMAKYLANTGIRVNAIAPGGIYNKTSPQPQSFLKKYRQCCTSKGMMDPEDLNGTLLYLLSDMSLCVNGQILVVDDGWGL, encoded by the coding sequence ATGCTTTTACAAGATAAAGTAGTTGTTATCACTGGGGGAGCAGGTCTAATCGGACAGTCCATTTCTAAAGTAATAGTTGAAAATGGAGGAAAAGTCATCATCGCTGATATTGCCCAAGAGCTTGGTCAAAAGATACGATCTCAAATCGATCCTTCAGGAGAAAATAGCCTATTTGTCAAAATGGATATTATCTCACAATCAAGCATTGCTCAAGCGATTCAAAAGATACACGATCAATTTGGTAGAATTGATGCTCTTGTCAATAATGCATATCCTAGAACCGCTTCTTGGGGGAAAAATAATTTTTATAATTTTGATTTTGATGATTTTTGCGAGAATCTAAAACTTCAGCTTGGAGGATATGTGCTTACAAGCCAGCAATTTGCACTTTATTTCAAGAATCAAGGATTTGGAAATATCATCTCAATGTCTTCTATTATGGGAGTTTATGCACCAAAATTTGAAAATTATGAAGGGACAGATATGGATAGCGTCGTTGATTACTCCATCATCAAGTCAGGCATCAATCATATGACAAAATGGATGGCAAAATATCTTGCCAATACAGGCATTAGAGTCAATGCAATCGCTCCTGGAGGAATTTACAATAAAACCTCTCCTCAGCCACAAAGTTTTTTAAAAAAATATCGCCAATGTTGCACTAGCAAAGGCATGATGGACCCCGAAGATCTCAATGGAACCCTACTCTATCTTTTGAGCGATATGAGTTTATGTGTCAATGGACAAATTTTAGTTGTAGATGATGGATGGGGTCTGTGA
- a CDS encoding methyltransferase, TIGR04325 family encodes MKNLIKSLCPPLIFKLTKRYLKQDIRWVGNYPTFQEAQTQCSGYDPDIYLNQLIKAVQITQNDPTKCERDSIILDQVTYPYPLLNSLFALAMKFRSQNLSIIDFGGSLGSLYFQNKKFLSLLPHFTWHILEQEKIIQAGKTLFENQQLFFHQDIQELQNKLPPKSTKFLFLSGVLQYLEMPYQTLDSLIKSFEFDAILIDRTSFSTNNTHQITIQKVPSTIYSAQYPCHLFSKQELLASLTSAGYQLLDEFYSYCDTSTNQIDFLGFSLYKEKTCSKD; translated from the coding sequence ATGAAAAATCTCATCAAGTCTTTATGTCCCCCGCTTATATTCAAACTCACCAAACGCTACCTCAAGCAAGACATTCGCTGGGTAGGCAATTACCCCACCTTTCAAGAGGCTCAAACACAATGTAGTGGATATGATCCCGATATTTATCTCAATCAGCTCATTAAAGCAGTCCAAATCACTCAGAATGATCCTACAAAATGTGAGCGCGATAGCATTATCTTAGACCAAGTGACCTATCCCTACCCTCTTTTAAATAGTCTCTTTGCATTGGCGATGAAATTTCGCTCCCAAAATCTCTCCATAATAGATTTTGGAGGAAGCCTAGGAAGTTTATACTTTCAAAACAAAAAATTTCTCTCATTATTGCCTCACTTCACTTGGCACATCCTTGAGCAAGAAAAAATCATTCAAGCAGGAAAAACACTCTTTGAAAATCAACAATTATTTTTCCATCAAGACATTCAAGAGTTACAAAACAAACTCCCTCCAAAGAGCACAAAATTTCTGTTCCTCTCAGGTGTCTTACAATATCTTGAGATGCCATATCAAACTCTCGATTCTCTCATTAAATCTTTTGAATTTGATGCAATTCTTATCGATCGGACCTCATTTTCCACCAACAATACACATCAGATCACAATCCAAAAAGTTCCCTCGACAATTTACTCAGCCCAATACCCTTGCCACCTTTTTTCCAAGCAAGAATTGCTCGCAAGCCTAACAAGTGCTGGTTATCAACTTCTTGATGAGTTTTATAGCTATTGCGATACCTCAACAAATCAAATTGATTTTCTAGGCTTTTCACTCTACAAGGAGAAAACATGTTCAAAAGACTAA